The Malus domestica chromosome 10, GDT2T_hap1 nucleotide sequence GCAAAGCAAAACTCGAGCATCAGTTCACATAGTAATTTtcatatactttatggctgcatctaacatcctcgttaaactgcctacgtaccctaagaatggatcaagtcattcgtagttcctTACATACCTCACGTTATTACAAAGTTTGATGAGAATTTCATCTCATATCAAAGCAAGCCATAATCACACCAATAGACATCCAACAAAAGCAATAATTCAATTGCCATCCAAGTCATCAAATTATGCACACGATCAAGTAACACCCAACAAGAGTAGTTAACCAATGAGATAAACAATAATATAACAATCCACGAAGTTTAGTATAATCAAACTCCGTAAATGTCCGTAGTATTTCTCCTAACTAGACTCCTAAGCCTTGCTCTTAGTTACTAATACACGGATCCTTCAACATGGCCAATTCCATTTCCACGAATATAAGACATTACTAAATGCATGACATGAACTTTAATTCTAGTCAAAGTACTTGGAATTACTAATTTAATAGCACCCAATTCACATGCCCTTTTTGGTTGATATATAATAACTTCATCACTGCCAGTACGTATGAATGGAAATAATTCTAGACCATAAGTGATTTATGCGTTTCAATAGGTATAAAAGCACCAATACATTAAGTCATTAAGCTTATAATTGTATATGAAAATGGTTCTTTGAAACCCAAAACATAACCATATAAAGTGGTTTAGTCACAAACTCAATATGGATGAGTAATTTAGAATTAAAACTGAGAGAAGAACGAATATTGCAAAAGTAGCAACCTCTTCCCCACAAAAACTGCAGAAAAGCAGTTTCAGTCAATCAAGATTAAACCTAATTTCGAACACCCATAACTATACCGATTGATGCAAACTTACATGGGTTTCAAAACTTATTTTGTGTACTTTAAAAGCATAAAAGATTTGTAGATAACGGGATTCTAATTTGAAAGTTATGCAAGTTACAAAATAGAGTCTAAAAAACGCTGTATTTGCTACTATCTAGTAGTCTCGAGACTCAagtttgaatatgattttgacATATCAATACTCAATGGAATTATGTGAAATTAGATGGGTTTAGATCACTAAGATGTCTAGTTTTAAACCACGTACTATAcgctcaaaaggaattcataaGGACAAGGAACTCAAGAGTCAAAGTAGGCTACTTGAAACATAGTTTTTCTGCAACCTAGAACCTATACTCTTTTTATTCAAATTACATTTCTAGAATGCTTCCACACAATTTTGAATTCAtgtctataacttctatttcaatTATATTCAACAATTAACAAGAATTGACATTTTAATCCAAATTCTAGGACCAGATATTTTGATCAAAACACCCAAAGTATAAAATTAAAAGCAATACGAAAGATTGATACAAAGCAGCCATGGAAGGAATAAAGAGAGATGGGACTCGTTACCTATGCTGCAGCTTGGCAAAAGCAATCATATTTCTGTTATGATTCAGACAACATGCTTGTACACCTTTCCTCTCAGTTCCTAGTTAACATCTTAATTCCTTATTCCTCTTTGTTTCCCCTTGCATCTTCTTCCATGTTTCCTTCAACTTCTCTCAAAGATCCAGATATAGTTTCCGTCCTCGTCCCCCTTTTCTGATTTATAGTTTGGGGCAGTGGGATTCCTTGTAATCCCCCCTTCCATTTTTTCAACGCCATCTcccccctttttttctttttctcctcctCCCCCTTCcaaaagccttttttttttcaattttttttttcagccacATACGTGGCTTCACAGATCTTTGCTCCATAATTTGGAGCCTtccaaattgaagaaaattactttaaacgttaataattCCTTCATTGACTCTGTTTCATGAACGGTTTGTGCCTAAGCGTTCGTGAGATCGAGTTCTAttcgaaaatataaattgtgacctcgataggcctacggattttaaataaacaatttccaaacttcactctttgtaactagtttaattaaaatctaaattcaaataaattaatataaattcctaaaaaaataatataaaatctcaataataccaatacatagattataacagtgaaatccaggaacgagATTTCACAATAGGAATCTATTTCAATTGAATGTTAGACAGTGTCAAAGAATGCGAAATGCAGTTAAAAGACACATAACCCTCTAGCCAAGAGAAATCGAAGAAAATGTTCACATTCAACAAGAAAAGGCATTCTTTAAGTCATTAGAAACCGAGACCCAAAACAATTCCCAATACttatcctttattttttaattcactCTCCAAATTTATGCTTAAACATCCTAGTATTTATTTCTAGACAAACCATCCAGAACATTACCATTGCATTAGTCCCATAAAACTCTTACCTTTTTTCTCTCCATTATTGAAAAAGTTCAAATGAATCTAAACATTTTTCaaatcattcggcaaactaAACGTTCAGatgatttgaaatcattcgTCAAACTAAACGTTCAAATGTTTAGATTTAGTTCTTGAAAGTTAAAAACGAGTGTtaaaagatttgagaaatgtggagtgtataaaaaaatgtggggtgtacgtagaaaatataaggtgtatattGGGAATGTGGGGTGCGGGGTATTATGGGGAAGTATAtgaggtgtattaagataatttttaagtgaaaaaacaaatatgagatgtattaagtatgtagaaattattcaacaatttgtaagatgttaatataataagacTTTTTAAGATTGAATTAAACgagattgaattaaatttcaattgTACATTCTTAAGAAATatgtaaaatgaaaaatttcCGATCGTTCGAATCAATTCAACATGAAAACAGCTCAAATACCGAAATTTCCTTCTCAACTTGGACCCATCTCAATATGTCCTATCAAAACTTAACATGGCCGAAGGCGTGCTTTCATTGGCGGGTCCCAGTTAAAAACCGCCGCCCTATTTTGTCCGAACCAGGACATATGGGATTGCGCGGGACAGAAGTTACGGGACAGGATAAAAAGCGGCAACTTTTGCctccaaaaacacataaacCTCCATACCACGTCACCATCAGAATCCAGAAATATTCGTTTATTCCATATCTTCATATCTTCCCCTGTATATCTTCGTGCTCCAATGGCGGACGAGAACTAAAGCAATGCGTTTTCTTCCCCAATAGAAATGGCATTTTCTTCGTGCTCCTCCGTTCCTGCAGTTGCTGCGATAACGTGTTTGATTGCGGTTGTCGTGGGTTGTTATTCGCCCGTTGAGGCCCGAATTCCCACCACCTTGGACGGCCCGTTCGAGCCCCTCACCGTCCCCTTTGATCCCAGTCTGCGCGGCAACGCCGTCGATTTGCCGGATGATGATCAGCGGGTCCGTCGCCGGGTTAAAGGGTTTGAGCCCGAGCAGATTTCCGTCTCGCTATCCGCTGATTACGACTCCGTTTGGATCTCCTGGATTACAGgttttgatatatttttttttgggtgctgGTGTTTAAAGCGGTATGCTTTTTCTGGAAATGCAATTTCAGGATTTGAGAATTgggatttttcattttttgggttTGGTTAATTGGGGCTGTTTGAAACTGCTTCTGGTAGAAAGCACTTTCTGGCAATTAAAAGTGCTTCCGATAACCTTTGACATAAAAACTTGAATTCTTTTTGGATGATAGAATCGCTTTTCTGGGTTGTTGTGTTTTTAATAAAAGCACTTATGAGCAGAAGTACTTCCTATAGAAGCACTCGCATACAGGGCCCGGGTTTGTTAGTAAAAGCTTTTATGGCATTTGAGAATGGGATTTTAGTATTTTTGGGTTTGGCCAattgagtttgatttttcaTGGATTGTTGTTGCAGGGGAGTATCAGATTGGAGACAAGATAAAGCCATTGGACCCGAAAAGTGTGGCAAGCGTTGTTCGTTATGGGAAGCTGAGATATCCACCAACGCATGAAGCCACAGGGTATTCTCTGGTTTATAATCAGCTCTACCCTTTTGAAGGCCTCCAAAATTACACTTCCGGAATTATCCACCATGTTCGTCTCACAGGTTTGATTTCGTTCGCTTCTTATTTTGCTTCAAAGTTTTTTATGGAGAATTACAAAGTTGGGTTTGGCTGAAATGACTGAACGTTTAAATGCCCCAAACATAAGTTGTGATGGAGATGTGGTTCTTCTGTTAAGTTGGTGATCTAGTTGTTGTTTTGATGTAGGGTTGAAACCGAATACACTGTACTTTTATCGATGTGGGGATCCTTCTATACCTGCAATGAGCAAAATCCACCATTACAGGACCATGCCAGTTTCTGGTCCTCGGAGCTACCCGGAGAGAATAGCAGTTGTGGGAGACCTTGGCCTTACTTACAACACAACTACCACAATAAGTCACTTGACAAGTAACAATCCTGATCTTGTTCTATTGATTGGTGATGTTACTTATGCAAACCTCTACCTCACAAATGGAACTGGCTCTGACTGCTATTCTTGCTCATTTCCAAACTCTCCGATACATGAGACCTATCAGCCTCGATGGGATTACTGGGGAAGGTTAAAACATAAATTGCTTTATTTCTATCGCATGCAATGGCTGCTGTAAATTATGGCATAGAACTTGTTTTCTTATGTTGTCATTGCTGGGTAATTTGTGTAGGTATATGCAGAGTTTAGTGTCCAAGGTTCCAATAATGGTTGTTGAAGGGAACCATGAAATAGAAGAACAGGCTGAAAATAAGACTTTTGAGGCTTATAGTTCTCGGTTTGCATTCCCATCTGAAGAAAGCGGATCTTCGTCCACATTCTACTACTCATTTAATGCAGGGGGGATTCATTTTATCATGCTTGGAGCCTACACTGACTTTAGCAAATCAGGTAATTAAAGTTTGCCTAATTAGCTCATTCCTTGCCTAAATATTCGTATTTttgcatttctttttctttacaaATGATTTCGTTATTGTTTCTATCCCCATTAATCAGTGATTTCTTTGCCTACAGGGAAACAATACAAGTGGCTGGAGCAAGATTTGGCTAATGTGGACAGATCCACAACTCCCTGGTTGGCAGCTACTTGGCATCCTCCCTGGTATAGTACCTACGAGGCCCATTACAGAGAGGCAGAATGTATGAGGTTGGAAATGGAAGAGCTACTGTACTCTTATGGCGTTGATATAGTGTTCAATGGACATGTAAGTAACGATAACCACCAATGATTGTCACAATCTTTGATAGGTAACAGGTTTCTTTCTTATAGCCAGAAACTATGTGGAAGAAGTGGTATAAGGGTCCTTCGACTGAGGCTTTCTTTCATACCAGTAACCAGATAGTGGTAGAAAGCTAGAAGGAACTGCAGTTTATgctttaaacttttgagaaaacaaattTAACATGAAATTAATTGGTACTTGGTTCCCTTATTGCTAAAACACATAACACAAACTTATTTGAAACGCTATCAGAAACAATGACCTTATCTTGAAACTCGTATCACAGCAGTACCATTTGGTTCCGATCCCAAGCATGATTTTATTAAGTTGTCCTTAGTGTCTATGAATGATGACAATTTTCCTCATTGTAACTAAATATCTTTTCGCTTTAAAATGCACTGAATGTTCTTCTGTTTTCTTGAATAAAACAATAGGTTCATGCCTACGAGCGATCGAATCGAGTTTATGATTACAACTTAGATCCCTGTGGTCCTGTATATCTCACCGTTGGTGACGGGGGTAATCGGGAGAAGATGGCAGTTCAACATGCTGACGAACCTGGTCGTTGCCCAGAGCCATCAACTACTCCTGATCAACACCTAGGTGATGGTGCCTTTTGTGCAGAGAACTTTACCTCCGGCCCAGCAGCAGGTAAATTTTGTTGGGATCGGCAACCGGATTACAGTGCTTTCAGAGAAAGCAGCTTTGGCCATGGGATCCTTGAGGTACTCCTTTTTCTGTGTTTCTGTTTGGCAAATATCCAGTCTGACAATGCATTCAATTGTCTATAAACGTTATACTTTAATTTGTATGACCCTACACTACATATGATACAACTTGAAAATGATTGATGGAAAGATGAGCATGTGCTTGACTGTCAATGTGCATAGAAAGACCACACATGGGTAAATGTTATGGAACCAGTTTAAATCATTTTTACCATTCCACTGCAATGTCAAGAGAAAATCACTTAGCACCAATATCTGTTTATACGGAGTGCGAAAATCCTGTGACTGACTTGAATACCCTTGATCGGTTATTGAGTAGCAAACATATAGATGTAGGCTAGTAGGCTACCTGGATTATACACTAAGCGTGCATTTTGATGTGCATAACTTGCAGGTGAAGAATGAGACTTGGGCTTTGTGGACATGGTACCGGAACCAGGACTCCGACAATAAAATTGGAGATCAAATTTATATAGTGAGGCAGCCTGATAAATGCCGCATCCGCCATGTGTTCGAAAGTTGGCTTGCTGACCTCTAATTCTCACTGCTGCTTGCTgggaaaaatttattattaagaTCCCAAATCAATTGACCATTCTTATCTAGATAGGAATAGGATGGAAGGTTGCAGAAAGAGTAGGAAGATGGGGTTTCACCTATGTATACACACTATATATATAAGAGGAGGGGGGttgggggggtggggggtgggggagggggcggggagagagagagagagcagaagAAGAGCAACTCCGCTGTTGTTGTATGTAAATgataaaatctcatttatacgTCTCCTTTGTAACTTGAATATATACTCTCTCAAccaatttatacaacaacaaacgTGTAAGATTGGTTCCTGGAGCAATTTCGGATATCGAATTCTATTATATATTTGCAGGGGTTCCACCTCCATCTCATAGAGATTATCATCACCTGTTGTTTCTGTGAATAATGTAAATTTCTtaccaaaacatttgtaatattgtgccaattatattatatatttgcaGGATGCATAGCAATTTGGTGTCAGTAAAACTTTGTCTGCCGCATATTTGATCATGTTTTAACTTCGGAATTTCATGGTCTAGTTAATTTTGACGGATTTTGAAAGGCttttaaaacaaattagaaTCAAACTTTCGAATTTACTACCCCAAACAAATTGCACTGCAAATTACCATAATCAGAATTCATCAGGTCATGTACGTACTACATAACATTTACTTAGGATATGAAATGGTGAGATCGATAAATTCGAAATCATCATTATATTGTTGTTCTTATTACATTAATATAGATATATGTAGCCACTATATATACCTATTAGAGTGAATACGATACCAATGCCCCACAATTTGTTGTCCTGACACAATCGACCGGATTCGCTGCGTTGTAGTCAAAACAGATGACGACGTCCAGCAGATACGCGATCCGCCCGTCATACTTGCACATAAGAAGAGGTGTTTTCCCTCCTATAGTCTGTCGAATGGCCGATTCAAGGTCGATGTAATGATATTGATATCCTGGTACAATCCCAGTTGTTTGAGAAAATAGATATTGTGCATTGTAGGTCAACCATAATCTATGAGCTTCGTGGAAGTATTGTGTCTGGGAAAATTTATTGTCCGAGCACCTGCCGTGCTTGTTGTACTCATGCGCCCAGAAATCCATATTTGTCCGTCTAATGTTGAAGCTGGGCCAGGAATTGGACAAAAGTAATTGCAGATTATGATCAGCAATCATCTGAAGCACAAAGACGAGAAGTTACAAGCATTTCAGAGAGCTGCAggagaaaaaaaacaaactgaaaTGAGTATATATATTCAATGTGTACCTGACTTCTGTCGAATAGGGTCCAAGCGCAGAGTATAGGTGCAGATGGATCGGTAAAGTTGCTCGGCCAGAGGCCGTGTGTCGTAAAGGTATGCCGCAGAACTGGTTGGTTTCCACAAATTCCATTCCCAAGGCAGAAGACGTATTGGAAGATATCATATGGTGTGGCAGCATTGCTCTTTCCGACATAAGTGACGAAGCAAAGAGCGATGACAACGAGAACatgttgtgcggaagcgtcaaatatgaaaccaataaaCTACAACGGTAAAATATGAtaagacaaataatccaaatgacacaaggatttatactggttcggcgtaaTCCTACGTCCAGTTTCGAGACggcgaggaaattccactaatataaaaggagattacaaatagagttcaacactcaaacccaaatccgacatacacccaatagctttCACTCATACAaagaacaaatggagaagaagaaacacataCCAAAtccttctctcccaaaagcCACAAAATGTAGCAATATATCTTTGAATGAATGATTGCACAAATGGAGAACAGTAAAATAGCAGCACTCAATTTTCTTCTCTATCGGCTGCTCTCTGTTTTCTGCTATCTGCTGCCGCTGAGTTTCTGTTCTCTTTTTTCTGCTATCTGCTGCCGCTGAGTTTCTGCTCTCTTTACTGACCAAAAGGCATGAATTGCCTTATATAAGGCTGGTGCCTTTTAATTAAACCCTAGCTGCAATGTGGCTTTCAAATGGGTAACAAAAGGCCAAACCTATTTGGGCTTGAAACAAAAAACTAAAGGCCCAAGAAGTATTGAGCCACAAAATCCAACAGAACAATCTTGAAGAAGTGCATGGTTGTCAAGCAATTATCAAAAGAAcaaagggagggagggaggatgGGATGAGAAATAATAAGGAAAGCTAAAGAGTGAATGAAGTGTGAATTTTCAAAGAAATGAAGAGGTGTTTAAATAGTTAGAGTTGAGGTTAAGGGTAGGGTTTGGAGAAATTAATTAAGGTGAAGCTAACTAGCAAAGATGATAATAATTAAGGTCAAGTAAGTGTGAACAGATCCTGAACTAGGGAATGCCTCTTTCTTGTTATGCAAGGCTTTGCATTCTCATATGCATGCTATAAAGGGTGGTAACCGTGTAGTGGTTGATTCATCAACAACCCAATCAACCCAATTATAGCGGTTCCTCATATATCAGATTCAGACCCCAAGCAAGCTAATAGTCTCAATTTTTAGATTATAATTCTATTTCAGAAAGCCATTCAGGACCACGCTAGCTAAATATGGTTCCAATCGAATATAAACAGAAACGATTTGGACATTGTTTATGTATCTTATCTTGTAAATTGAAGTTTCAACCACTACCTTCTAGCAGTGGTAATTCTTATCTTTGAAATTTTGGagctctcctctcctcttcatGGTTTCTATTCAACTTACTTATCCCGGTTgcagataattaattaacttgtgGATTAAGTAAATAGCTATTTCAATTTGCTGCTACTCACCCTGGAGCTAGCCTTCGGACCGGGGAAATCATATTGTCCTATAGACACCCGCTTCGTCGCTGCAAGGCGACACCGCAGGGTGGATATCTGCGGGTACTCATCATTTCATTTCATGGTTGTATTGCTTCACATTTGCAGATTGTTAACACAACATGCCTTCTGTTTAGTTAATTCATTAATCAAACATGATCAAATATACAACATACAAATTGTTAGAATTGAGGTCAAGTGTAGAGTGTAGAGAAAGATTAAGTTGAAGCTAGCTAGCAAAGGTGATAATAATTAAGGTCAAGTGAGTGTGAACACATTAGGAATTAGGGAATGCATCTTTCTTGTTGCCCACGGCAATGCGTTCTCATGCTATAAAGGGTAGTAACTGTGTAGTGGACGATTCATCATCAACCCAATTATATAAAGTGGTTCATCATATATCAGATTCAAACCCTAAGCTAGCTAGTAGTCCAAATTTTAGATTATAATTCTGTTTCAAAAATCCATTCAGGACAACGCTAGCTAAAAATGGTTCCGAACGAAAAAATACAGAAACGATTTAGGCATTGCTTGCGTATCTCATCTTGTAAAAACGTACAACTTACAATACACTTAATTTCGAACATTGTATGTGTATCTCATCTTCTTCGTTGAAAGGCAACACCGCAGGGTGGATATCTGCAGGTAGCCATCATTTCGTTTCTTGGTTGTATTGCTTCATATTTGCAGATTGTTGATACCACATGCCTTTTCCGTTTAGTTAATTCATTAATCAAACATTATCAAATATACTCGTAAATTTTTATCGACTCCAAGTTTCTTAAAGACATCCATAATT carries:
- the LOC103422198 gene encoding purple acid phosphatase 15-like — translated: MAFSSCSSVPAVAAITCLIAVVVGCYSPVEARIPTTLDGPFEPLTVPFDPSLRGNAVDLPDDDQRVRRRVKGFEPEQISVSLSADYDSVWISWITGEYQIGDKIKPLDPKSVASVVRYGKLRYPPTHEATGYSLVYNQLYPFEGLQNYTSGIIHHVRLTGLKPNTLYFYRCGDPSIPAMSKIHHYRTMPVSGPRSYPERIAVVGDLGLTYNTTTTISHLTSNNPDLVLLIGDVTYANLYLTNGTGSDCYSCSFPNSPIHETYQPRWDYWGRYMQSLVSKVPIMVVEGNHEIEEQAENKTFEAYSSRFAFPSEESGSSSTFYYSFNAGGIHFIMLGAYTDFSKSGKQYKWLEQDLANVDRSTTPWLAATWHPPWYSTYEAHYREAECMRLEMEELLYSYGVDIVFNGHVHAYERSNRVYDYNLDPCGPVYLTVGDGGNREKMAVQHADEPGRCPEPSTTPDQHLGDGAFCAENFTSGPAAGKFCWDRQPDYSAFRESSFGHGILEVKNETWALWTWYRNQDSDNKIGDQIYIVRQPDKCRIRHVFESWLADL